Genomic segment of Rana temporaria chromosome 12, aRanTem1.1, whole genome shotgun sequence:
ggggtcagccttcattaccatacaacatgcccactgcatggagaattcgAATTCcgccggcttacgccggaccacatgcgctacgccgccttaacttagggcgcaagttcagtctgaatacggaacttgcctcagtaagttactgcggcgtagcgtatctgagatacgctacgcctcgggggcttcgttctaaggtaagtaattcttacgacggcgtagcgtatcttatatacgctacgcccgcacaaatttacgccgggctatttgaatCCTGCCCTATGAATGAAGTGTGCTGTGGGGGGGTGCTTTCAGGGGAGAAGGGGCGGGGCCACGACACCCTGCATTTTAATAGGAAATCCTCAGTTTTTCAGGTTGAATGACAAAGGGTGTAATTTTTATcctggaagactgaggacatcttgtggcaaaGAAGAGTTATTGCAGGAGACAGCTCCTCCTGAACCTGAGGGCGAGTATTACACCAAgagctgattttttttatctttcttgcCCCGCCTGATGCccaatattaatataaaaaataaaggcccggattcatgtagaattaCCTATCTAtcggtgggcgtaacgtatcgcagatacgctacgccgccgaaaattagggcgcaagttccgtattcagaaagaacttgtgccctaagttacggcggcgtaacgtatgtggtccggcgtaagcccgcctaattcaaatgtggatgatgtgggcgtgttttattgaaatttagtgtgaccccacgtttttgacgttttttttacgaacggcgcatgcgccgttcgtgaaagaatcccagtgcgcatgctcgaaattacgccgcaaatcgtcattgctttagacgtgaacgtaacttacgtacagccctattcgcgaacgacttacgcaaacgacgtaacattttcaaaattcgacgcgggaacgacgtccatacttaacataggatacgcctcataatagcaggggtaactttacgccggaaaaagcctaacgtaaacgacgtaaaaaaaagcgccgggcggacgtacgtttctgaatcggcgtatctacctaatttgcggaagcgccacctagcggccagcgtaaatatgcagcctaagatacgaaggtgtaagagacttacgccggtcagatcttagggaaatctatgcataactgattctacgaatcaggcgcatagatacgacggcgcaactcagagttacgacggcgtatccagagatacgccgtcgtaactccgttgtgaatccgggccatactgtgcTTTTTTAGGCTTTTCTACCGTGCCTTATGTGGTGCATGATGAGCGCCCCCTTCTGAGCGTTCTGTTACACTGTGAAATCCTGTAACacattgcaatgtttttttttttttttactttattaaaagaCAACAAAAGTTTTCGTGCAACTCTGTACACAGCAGCGCTTTGCGGTGTGTCGCATTTTTTATCCAACATATGTGTATGTAGGATTGtgcatatgggattgtatgattttttttttttttttataatttagttttttttttggtcttttttaaacctgactaactatgtaacttaaccgcttaacgaccccttcacgccgatagggcacacctgggcacagagctgaagaacggggagaggtaaacaaacctttccccgttcttcctagtcagactgtcactgattgtctgttccctgtcatagggaacgacgatcggtgacgtgtcacgccaggccatgccccccacacagtaagaatcactcccttagatcacacttaacccttacagcgccccctacaggttaaccccagtggcatttttactgtaatcagtgcatttttattacacgtttcgctgtaaaaatgacaatggccccaaaaatagcgtcaaaagcgtccgatgtgtccgccattatgtcgcagtcacgataaaaatcgttgatcgccgccataactagtaaaaaaaaaaaatattattaaaaatgccataaaactatcccctattttgtaaacgctataacttttgggcaaaccaatcgataaacgcttattgcgattgcgAGCACCCCCTAGTGACAGCAAACCAATCAGCGCTCTGTGAAGtataattacaccccccccccctagggttgccacctcatccctttaaaacagaacacatattaattacacaggttctgtggctgattaaggaggtaattaaactcacttggtgccttatttgcattaaattagcctcagaacctgtgtaattaatatgtgttctgttttaaagggatgagttggcaaccctaccccccccccccctgtatactgTCAGTAGACATATAATTGCTGGAAAGTGATGAGCGGTGAAATCTGATTGCACATCACTGTCGCTCTTTTGCATTTGAAACGCctgtgatttccccccccccggtATTCAGGGATTTGGGGGGAAGGGGACACGTGTCGGGAAGGAAGGGGTTAAGCGGAGGAGATTTAATTGGGCTGCACTGGGAGCCGGGATCACATGATGAGTGGATGACCCGAGTCTGCTGATCACATTGCTGGGGATGGGgcagaagttctgttttcttTTATGACCTGAGAAGATGGGGGGGAAAATCTTTCCTTTCCTCCAGAAACTTTGTCTGTTCTCCCGAAATTCTGCCGCCGAACCCGACGAGTCCAGAACATTGCTACCCAAGGTGATTGTCCCTCCCCCAGGTGATTGTCCCTCCCCCAGGTGACTGTCCCTACAATGTATCCCTCCCCCAGGTGACTGTCCCTACAATGTATCCCTCCCCCAGGTGACTGTCCCTACAATGTATCCCTCCCCCAGGTGACTGTCCCTACAATGTATCCCTCCCCCAGGTGACTGTCCCTACAATGTATCCCTCCCCCAGGTGACTGTCCCTACAATGTATCCCTCCCCCAGGTGACTGTCCCTACAATGTATCCCTCCCCCAGGTGACTATCCCTACAATgtatccttcccccccccccaggtgactgTCCCTACAATGTAACCTTCCCCCCCAGGTGACTGTCCCTACAATGTAACCTTCCCCCCCAGGTGATTATCCCTACAATGTATCCTTCCCCCCAGGTGACTGTCCCTACAATGTATCCCTCCCCCAGGTGACTGTCCCTACAATGTATCCCTCCCCCAGGTGACTGTCCCTACAATGTATCCTTCCTCCAGGTGACTGTCCCTACAATGTATCCTTCCTCCAGGTGACTGTCCCTACAATGTATCCTTCCTCCAGGTGACTGTCCCTACAATGTATCCTTCCTCCAGGTGACTGTCCCTACACTGTATCCTTCCCCCCAGGTGACTATCCCTACAATGTATCCTTCCTCCAGGTGACTGTCCCTACAATGTATCCCCCCCCCAGGTGACTGTCCCTACAATGTATCCTTCCCCCAGGTGACTGTCCCTACAATGTATCCTTCCCCCCAGGTGATTATCCCTAcaatgtatccccccccccaggtgattaTCCCTACAATGTATACTTCTCCTCTCCCAGGTGACTATACCTGCACTGTATCCTTCCCCCAGGTGATTATCCCTACAATGTATCCTTCCCCCCAGGTGACTGTCCCTAaaatgtatccccccccccaggtgactgTCCCTACAATGTATCCTTCCCCCCCAGGTGACTGTCCCTACAATgtatccttccccccccccccccaggtgactgTCCCTACAATGTATCCTCCTCCCCAGGTGACTGTCCCTACAATGTATCATTATACAGGGTGACTGTCGCTACAATACAATGTATCATTATCTAAGGTGACACACTACAACGTACCCCTGGACAGGCTGGCTGTCGCTACGTTTCCTTGTACAGGGTGGCTGTCACCACAATGCCAATCAGCAGCTGTCAATGCACTGCGGTCTTGTAGCGCAATATGTGGTGCTCCGCGGCGCTCAGATTTGCTGTGAACGCTCCATATGTTTGGTTAGTTTGCGGACAaatgaacacccgatgttcgagtcaaacttaatGTTCGATTGGAACATCTGGACCATCCCTAGTGGGGAGGGGCGGTCCGTTTGCGTTTTCTGAACATTTAGTTAGCCTTTAATAACCACAGCAGGTAGGGGGCGCCAGGAGCTCAGGTGTACATGATGCTGATGGGGCACTTGAGAGATAATATCTATGATGGAAATACGATAGACAtgggcactgccgaaaaatttgttcaTTTTCGATTCGTTTGTTTTGTTagctttttttggaaattcgaagATTAGAGACTGTTGGAAACCTTCAGACTGTTGGAAACCTTCAGACTGTTGGAAACCTTCAGACTGTTGGAAACCTTCAGACTGTTGGAAACCTTCAGACTGTTGGAAaccttcaggccccgtacacatgtccgaggaactcgacgtgccaaacacatcgagttcctcgtcgagttctgtgttgaagccaccgaggatctcggcgagccaactttcctcattgaacaacgaggaaatagagaacatgttctcttttcggcccgacgagttcctcgtcggcttcctcggtgaaaagtgtacacacgaccgagtttctcggcagaatccagctccgatcgagtttctggctgaattctgccgagaaactcggtcgtgtgtacagggcttcagactgTTGGAAACCTTCAGACTGTTGGAAACCTTCAGACTGTTGGAAACCTTCAGACTGTTGGAAACCATCAGACTGTTGGAAACCTTCAGACTGTTGGAAACCTTCAGACTGTTGGAAACCTTCAGACTGTTGGAAACCTTCAGACTGTTGGAAACCTTCAGACTGTTGGAAACCTTCAGACTGTTGGAAACCTTCAGACTGTTGGAAACCTTCAGACTGTTGGAAACCTTCAGACTGTTGGAAACCTTCAGACTGTTGGAAACCTTCAGACTGTTGGAAACCTTCAGACTGTTGGAAACCTTCAGACTGTTGGAAACCTTCAGACTGTTGGAAACCTTCAGACTGTTGGAAACCTTCAGACTGTTGGAAACCTTCAGACTGTTGGAAACCTTCAGACTGTTGGAAACCTTCAGACTGTTGGAAACCTTAGAAATTTTGCAATTAACGAATTTGGAACTAGATGAATTGCACATGTATAGAGTACGATAATATACGACGTGTCCCCTCCACTGACCATGGTTCTTATTGGTTTCCCTCTACAGAATGCTGTTGGACAGCGGAAGTCAGAACATGCCCAGGATACCCGGCTTGGATTCCAGTACTACACCAATAACACCGGTGATGAAGAAAATGTGGCGACCTCTGACCCCGGTCCCCAAAAAGAACGATTACTGCTGTTCACCTACCGCCCTGACCCTTTTGTCCCCTTCATCAAATACTTTATGTTCTGCGTCAACTCCGCCATCTTCACCCTGGGGTTGGCCATCCTGAGTATCGGCTTCTGGGGCCTCGCCGCCAAGCAGTCCTTGATGGGCGAGCAGATTGGATACCTAGGCACCGACCCCATGCTGGCGTTCGTGCTCGTGGGCCTATTGACGTGCGCCTTATCGTTTTCCGGGTGTGTTGGGTTTATCAGGGAGAACACTTGTCTTCTCAGGACCTTCCTTGTTGGGATAATGGTTCTGATCGTGTCGCAGTGCTTGGTGGCCATCGTGGTCCTTTGTTTTCAGCAGAAGATCCAAGATTCCTTGAGGAGCACCATGCTGGTCGCCATGAGCAGATACCAAGAGGATTCCGACCTGAAGTTCATACTGGACGAGGTCCAGCTGGGCATGGAGTGCTGCGGAGTGCAGACCTACCAAGACTGGGACGTCAATCTGTAAGTGTAGTGAGGGCACAGCTGCCATGGCCTATAAATGGCTTCACATTGCAAAGCAAATCTGTATATTGAATATATTGCTTCACTGGCTGCATACTTGTTAGGGGTCCGTGACTCCGTATTGTAGTAAGAGACCGACCGCAACTAGGCTAAAAGGAACTAAACTCTGGGCAGTCCTCGGGCAAAGGACTggtcaccagggccggactggggcaAAAAACAGGCATGGGCATTCCAGACCCAGCAGCCAATTcctctggggtggggggaggcTGGCAATGGGGCACCCACTGAGCAAGTCCCCCGCACTGCAATGCAAACCCCACCAACTGCTGCCCCCTCTAAGAGACCCCCACTTACTGCCCTTTGCCCTACCCCAATTAATGCCCCTCCCACCACTGATGGTCACACCCCACATAATGCCCTTTCCTTCACCCCAGCTGCTGCCCCCTCCCACCACTGACCGACCCCACTCCCCAATCACTGCTCACAGATCttcaccaccaccccccccccccactgatggCCAACCCCAGCCTACTGCCCTTTCCCCCCACCACTAACAGACTCCCCCACTCAGTTCTTTAACACCCAaatcctgaccccccccaccaCTATTGCCACCCCCTACCTACTGCCTTTTCCCCCACCTTAACTGCCGCCCCTCCCTTCACTGACGAATCCCCTCCTCCCCCAATCACCAGCCACCGctcattagggtgaccacgtgtcccggattgcccgggacagtcccgcattttgcaggtctgtcccgggcacattcattccaggacaatagtgTCCctaaatgaaactgacacagccccccccccccccccgggcaaatctgatgcccccaaaaagggccgccacatcaccgctttactcactgacagaacTTGTcgtggccgggaatgcctggaggagcccaatcctgccccctgcttgtgattggagaaatcacaaatcccgcctcttgtgtccaatcactgtgctgtgattcgttacaccacaagctgatttttgggaagggagggtgtccctgaatggtagtttggaaatgtggtcaccctaccgctCATAGATCTTCACCACCCAACTAGCAACCCCACCCCTTACTGACAGCAACCCCCCCACCTTCTGCCCTTTTCCCACACCCCAACTACCGCCTCACCCACCACTGACAGACTCCCCACATAATGCCCTTTCCTTCACCCCAGCTACTGCCCTCTCCCACCACTGACAGATCTTCACCACCACCCCCACTGATGGCCACCCCCAGCC
This window contains:
- the TSPAN10 gene encoding tetraspanin-10, whose product is MGGKIFPFLQKLCLFSRNSAAEPDESRTLLPKNAVGQRKSEHAQDTRLGFQYYTNNTGDEENVATSDPGPQKERLLLFTYRPDPFVPFIKYFMFCVNSAIFTLGLAILSIGFWGLAAKQSLMGEQIGYLGTDPMLAFVLVGLLTCALSFSGCVGFIRENTCLLRTFLVGIMVLIVSQCLVAIVVLCFQQKIQDSLRSTMLVAMSRYQEDSDLKFILDEVQLGMECCGVQTYQDWDVNLYFNCSSPGVNACGVPYSCCIDPLQNGTVPNSQCGFGALGMGEIAASGLVYLGGCIPQLVLWIHGRIWDIAAVYVLLTAIELVFLVFAQRVMREIEVIKSLY